In Sphingobium amiense, a genomic segment contains:
- a CDS encoding DUF5818 domain-containing protein: MDAPRSARRLVGREVEVTGHRAGFNGLICKQVWPAGTAQPRRMQVPIERLLVGGVVIYGLLATLAGLAGQLS, translated from the coding sequence CTGGATGCGCCGAGGTCGGCTCGACGCCTTGTCGGCCGCGAGGTCGAGGTCACTGGCCACCGTGCAGGCTTCAACGGCTTGATCTGCAAGCAAGTCTGGCCGGCTGGGACAGCCCAACCTCGCCGAATGCAAGTTCCAATCGAACGCCTGCTCGTTGGTGGTGTCGTGATTTACGGACTTCTGGCGACCCTGGCCGGGCTTGCCGGACAGCTT